DNA sequence from the Schlegelella aquatica genome:
GGCGGCTGGGCCAGGATGGCCTGGTAGCTCGGCCCGCCGCCGCGGCCCACCGTGCCGCCGCGCCCGTGGAAGAGCCGCAGGGTCAGGCCGTGCGACTCGCGCAGCGGCCCGAACAACTCCACCAGCGCGATCTCGGCGCAGTACAGCTCCCAGTTGCTCGTGAAGTAGCCGCCGTCCTTGTTGCTGTCGCTGTAGCCGAGCATGATGTCCTGCTCGCCCCCGCTGCGGCAGATGAGCGGCAGCACGCCCGGCAGCGCATAGAACTCGCGCATGATGGGAGCGGCATTGCGCAGGTCGCCGATCGTCTCGAACAGCGGCACGACGATGAGATCGGCCACGGCCTCGCCGTCGAGCGTGCCGCGCAGCAGGCCCGCCTCCTTTTGCAGCAGCAGCACCTCGAGCAGGTCGCTCACCGTCTCGGTGTGGCTGATGATGTAGTGCTTGATGGCCCGCTCGCCATACGTCTGCCGCATGCGGTGCGCCGTCTCGAAGATGGCCATCTCGCTGCGGGTCCACTCCGAGTACGCGGCACCGCGCACCGTCAGCGGGCGCACCTCGTTGAGCAGGCGCAGCAGCAAGTGCACCTTGTCGGCCTCGGCGAGCGAGGCGTAGTCGGGCTCCACGCGGGCCATGGCGAGCAGCTCGGCCACCACCGCTTCGTGCTTGTCGGAGCTTTGCCGCAGGTCCACCGTGGCGAGGTGGAAGCCGAACACCTGCACCGCGCGCATCAGCGGGCGCAGCCGCGCCTGCGCGAGCGCCTTCGCGTGGTGCGACAGCAGCGAATGCTCGATGACACGCAAGTCCGCGAGGAACTCCTCGGCGCTCGCGTACGGATCGGAGGGCGCCACCGCGTGACGCAACGCCTCCTTGCCCGTCAGCCGCTCCAGCGTGGCCGCCAGTCGCGCATACATGCCGATCAAGGCGCGGCGGTAGGGCTCGTCCAGACGATGCTCGCTCGTGTCGGGCGAGCGCTCGGCCAGCGCGCGCAGCTCGGGCGTCACTTCCACCAGCATGGCCGAGATGGACAGCTCGGCGCCGAGCGCATGCACTTCCGTGAGGTAGTGCCGCAGCGCGACCTCGCATTGCTCGCGCAGCGCCAGCTGCAAGGTCTCGGCGGTGACGTTCGGATTGCCGTCGCGGTCGCCGCCGATCCAGTTGCCCATGCGGAAGAAGGGTGGCACTTCGTAGCCCGGCAACATGCGCTCGATCTCGCGGTACATCTTCGGGATCTCGCGCAGGAAGGTGGCGTGGTAGTAGCTCAGCGCGTTCTCGATCTCGTTGGCCACCGTGAGCTTGCTGTAGCGCAACATGCGTGTCTGCCACAGCTGCGTGATGCGGGCCCGCAACTGCGCCTCGTTGTCTTCCAGCTCGCGCTCGGTGTGCAGCTCGTCGCGCTGGTGGATGAGCTCGGCGATCTGGCGCTCGGCATCGAGGATGGACTTGCGCTGCACCTCGGTGGGGTGGGCCGTGAGCACCGGCGAGATGTAGGCGTGCCCGAGCGTGCGCGCCACGTCCTCGGCGCGCACGTCGCGCTCGGCGAGCCGCTCGAAGGTCATCGCCAGCGACCCTTCCTGCACGTGGCCCTGGCGCTCGTGGTGCTCGCGTCGGCGCACATGGTGGCGGTCCTCGGCGATGTTGGCCAGGTGCGAGAAGTAGCTGAACGCCCGGATGACCGACACCGTCTGGTCGCCGCTCAGGTTCTTCAGCAGCCGGTCGAGCGCGCGGCCGGCCTGCTGGTCGCGCTTCAGGCGGTAGGCCACGGCCAGCTGTCGGATGCGCTCGATGAGCTCGAACGCCTCCTGCCCCTCCTGCTCGCGGATCACGTCGCCCAGGAGGCGGCCGAGCAGACGGATGTCCTCCACCAGAGGCCGGTTCTTCTCGGCGGCGTCGTCTTCACGTGCCGGAGCGGGCCGCGCGGCGCGGCTGCCTGGGCCCGGCCCGCGCGTCGCGCTGCGCAGGGCGCGTTCCGCAGGGCGCGCGGGGGCGGTGCCACGGGGACGGGAGACGGGGGCCTCGGCGGGACGGGCGGCTCGGGGCATGGTTACCTCGACGGGCAAGGGGTTGGTAACAAAATTACAAACCGTCGATGGTAGCAAAGGCTCTTCGACCGACCGTGCGAAGCGGCGGGGCGTGGCGACGCCCGGGCGGCGCGCGGTGCTCGGGTAGCATCGGGCCATCATGACCACCGACACTTCCTCCTCCTGGGTCATCGCCACCCGGGAAAGCCGGCTCGCCCTGTGGCAGGCGCATCACGTGCAAGCGCTGCTGCGGTCGCGCACCTCGCGCCATGTCGAGCTGCTCGGCATGACGACGCGCGGCGACCAGATCCTCGATCGCACCCTCTCCAAGGTGGGCGGCAAGGGCCTCTTCGTCAAAGAGCTCGAGGTCGCGCTCGAAGAAGGGCGTGCGCACCTGGCCGTCCACTCGCTGAAGGACGTGCCGATGGATCTGCCGCCGGGCTTCGTGCTCGCGGCCATCCTCGAACGCGAGGACCCGCGCGACGCTTTCGTCTCAGCCCGTCACGCCTCGCTCGCGGAGCTGCCCGAGGCGGCGCGGGTCGGCACCTCCAGCCTGCGTCGCATGGTCCAGTTGCGGGCGTTGCGCCCCGACCTGCGCATCGAGCCCTTGCGGGGCAACCTGGACACGCGCTTGCGCAAGCTCGATGAAGGCCAGTACGACGCGATCGTGCTGGCCGCCGCGGGGCTCAAGCGGCTGGGGCTCGAGGCACGCATCCGCTGCGTGTTCGACGCCGACGAGATGATCCCCGCCGCCGGGCAGGGGGCGCTCGGCATCGAAGTGCGCGCCGAGCAGACCGAGCTGCGCGAGCTGCTGGCCGGGCTCAATCACGAGCCGACGTGGCTGGCGGCGCATGCCGAGCGTGCCGTCTCCCGGGCCCTGGGCGGCAGCTGCAGCATGCCGCTGGCCGCGCACGCCGTGTGGTCGGGGGGGCGGCTCGTCTTGAACGTGGCGCTGGGGGCGGCCGACGATCGGCCCACGGTGCTGCGCGCGCGCGTGGAAGGCGAGGTGCGCGATCTGCCGGCGGCCGAGGCCCTGGGGCTGCAGGCGGCCGCGCAGCTGCGCGCGCAGGGCGCCGAGCAGTTGCTGGCCGCCCACTGAGATGGGCCGGCCGAGATGAAGGTCCTCGTCACGCGGCCACGAGGCCAGGCCGAGGAGTGGGTGGCGTCGCTGCGCGGCCTGGGGCTGGACGCCGAGGCGCTGCCGTTGATCGAGATCGGCCCGGCGCCGGACGCCGCCGCCGTCGCGCGCGCGTGGCAGCAGCTGTCTCACACCGATCTCGTCGTCTTCGTGAGCCCGAGCGCGGTCGAGCAGTTCTTCGCGGCGCGGCCGACGGGCCTGTCCTGGCCGCCGGCCACCCGGGTGGCGAGCCCCGGGCCGGGCACCGACCGCGAACTGGCGCGCCAGGGCCTGCCGGCCGCCGCGCGTGTGACGCCGCCGGCGGACGCGCTGCTGTTCGATTCCGAGGCGCTCTGGCAGCTCTTGCGGCACGAAGACTGGCGCGGGCGATCGGTGCTGATCGTGCGCGGCACGTCGGGGCGGGACTGGCTCGCCGGGCGGTTCACCGAGGCCGGCGCCCAGGTGCGTTTCGTCAGCGCCTACGAACGGCGCACCCCGCAGCTCGACGCTGCCGGTGACGCGCTCTTGCGCCGGGCGATCGAGCGGCCGCGGCAGCACGTGTGGATCTTCAGCAGCTCCGAGTCCATCGAGCACCTGCAGGCCCTGTGTGAAGCGGCCGGGCTGCGGCCGCGGTGGCCGGAGTTCCTTGCGCTGGCCACGCATCCGCGCATCGCCGCCGCGGCCCGCCGGGCGGGGATAGCCGGTGTGATGGAATGCACACCCGCCGTGGCCGACGTCGTGCGGTCGATACAATCCCTCGCACCGTGAACGACACCTCTTCTGCCTCCACTCCCGCCCCTGTTCCTGCCCCGCTGGCGGGCGACCGCGCCCAGGCGCCGGTGCCCCCCGCCCCTCAGCCGCCGCGCGCCGGCGAGTCCACCCCGGGACGCGGCCTGTGGTGGATGGCCTTCGTCGGCCTGCTGGTGCTCGGCGTCGCCAGCGTGGTGCTGGCCTACCAGGCGCAGCAACGCGTGCAGGCGCTCGAGCAGGAGCTGGTGCGGCGCCAGCAGGAAAGCCAGGAGCAGGCCACCGAGGCCCGGGCCTTGGCACGCCAGGCGCAAGACCTCTCGCGTGATGCCAGCGCGAAGGTGGCCCTGATCGATGCGAAGCTTGCCGAGGTCGCGCTGCAGCGCGGACAACTCGAGGAGCTGATGCAGTCGCTGTCCCGCTCGCGCGACGAGAACCTGGTCGTGGACATCGAAGCGGGCCTGCGCGTGGCCGTGCAGCAGGCGGCCATCACCGGCAGCGCCGAGCCGCTGGTGGCGGCGCTCAAGTCGGCCGAGGAGCGGCTGCAGCGCGTGAACCAACCCCGCCTGGAAGGGGTGCGCCGCGCGATCGCCCGCGACCTCGAGCGCGTCAAGGCCGTCGGGGTGGCCGACATCTCCAGCCTCGTCATCAAGCTCGACGAAGCGGTGCGGCTGGTCGACGAGCTGCCGCTGGTCGCCTCCTCGCGCGTGCCGTCGACCGCCGCCCCCGTGGGTGGCCCGGCGCCGGGACGCTCCGCGCCCAAGGCGGCCGCCGGTGCCGCCGACACGGCCGCGACTGATCCTGAATGGCTGCAATGGCTGCGGCGCAGCGCCGAGGCGACGTGGACCGAGGTGCGCTCGTTGGTGCGCGTGACACGCATCGACCAGCCCGAGGCCATGCTGATCGCGCCCGAGCAGGGCTTCTTTCTGCGCGAGAACCTCAAGCTGCGGCTTCTCAACGCGCGCCTGGCCCTGCTCAGCCGCCAGTTCGAGACGGTGCAGTCCGACCTGCGGGTCTCGCAGCGCGCGCTGGAGCGCTACTTCGACACCGGCTCGCGCCGCACGGCGCACGTGCTCGAGCTGGTGCGGCAGGTGGCGGCGCAGGCGCATCAGTCCGCCATCCCGCGGCCGGACGACAGCTTCGCGGCGCTGATGGCGGCCGCGGCAGGACGTTGAGAGGCGGACGGCACCGGCCTATGCACGGCATCATCTGGCTGATCTTGTTGTTCGTGGCGGCCGTGGTGGCCGCCACCTTCCTCGGCGACAACGGGGCGCTGGTCACGCTGTTCTGGCCACCGTGGCGCGTGGACGTGTCGTTCAACTTCTTCCTGATCGCGCTGGTGGTGTCCATCATCGCGGTGTACTTGTCGCTGCATGCCCTGGGTGCGCTGGTGAGCCTGCCTCGACGTGCCCGCGAATGGCGCATGGCCAAGCGCGATCGCGTCGCGCAGCAGGCCTTGCGCGAGGCCCTCGGGTGGTTCTTCGCCGGCCGCTACAGCCGTGCCTACAAGGCCGCCGAGCGGGCAATGAACATCCAGCGCGAGACGCCGGATCTCGCCCCCGACCAGGAGTTCTCGCAACTGGCGCACCTGCTGGCCGCCGGCAGCTTGCACCGTCTGCAGGATCGCGCCCGCCGGGACGAGCATCTCGCGCAGGCGCTGCAAGGCGCGCGCGGCCCGAGGTTGCCGCGCCCGACCGAAGAAGGTGCGCGACTGCTCGCGGCCGAATGGGCGCTGGATGATCGCGATGCTCCGCGGGCGCTGGAACTCCTGGCCGAGTTGTCGCCGGGCGTGGCGCGCCGCACGCAGGCCCTGCGGCTGAAGCTGCAAGCCGCCCGGCTGGCCGAGCGCCCGCTCGAGGCGCTGCGCACCGCGCGGCTGCTGGCCAAACACCAGGCGTTCTCGAACACGGCCGCGCAGGGGCTGCTGCGTTCCCTCGCCTTCGAGGCGATCGAGGGGGCGCGCGACCCGGACCAGCTCAGGCGGCTGTGGCAGCAGTTCGACAGCGTCGATCGCAAGGACGTGTACGTCGCCTGCCGGGCGGCGTGCCACTTGGCTCGCATGGGCCAGGCGGACGAAGCCCGTGCTTGGCTGCGTCCCTTCTGGGACGACATCGCGAGCCGCCCGGTGGAAGAACGGGCCGAGTTGGTGCGCGCTCTCGCCGAGGCCCTACCGGGCATCGGGCCCGACTGGCTGCCGCGCCTGGAGTCCGCAGCCAAGGCGCACCCGCGGGACCTGCAACTCACCTACGCGCTCGGCCGGGCCCTGGCGGAGCTCAGGCTGTGGGGCAAGGCGCGCCAATTGCTGGAGCGCTGTGCGCAAGACGAGGCGCTTTCGGCCGAACAGCGGCGCGCGGCCTGGCTGGCTCTGGCGGACATCGCCGAGCAAGAGGGCGACGAGGCCGCCGCCAACCGGTGCTTCCGTCGTGCTGCACAAAGTGCGTGACACAACGGAAATCTTCCTGCTATACTGGCGGTCTTCGCGGCTGTAGCTCAGTTGGATAGAGTACTTGGCTACGAACCAAGGGGTCGTGGGTTCGAATCCTGCCAGCCGCGCCAAAATTGCTTTGAAGATCAACGCCTCAGAGGCCGCTGCCTCTGAGGCGTTTTTGTTTGGCGTGACTTGCTGCGTGGCTTTCCACGGGTGCCGAGTACGGCGGGCTCCACCTTAACGGTGGCGCGGCGCCTCAGCACGTCGAGCGCGGCGTTGTTCGCGATCCGGGACAGCCATGTGCGAAACCGTGCGTTCGGCTGCCACTGCGGCAACGCCTGCCATGCGCGCACGAACGCCTCCTGTGTCAGTTCCGAGGTAGCGGTTCGCATATCGTGAGTAACTGCAAGCTACCGCCCGAGACCGACGCGGCCCTGCACGGCATCCTGGCGCAGATTGCGCAGGGCACCGACGCGATGGCCGGCAAGTCGAAGACGAAGCCGCGTGACGGCGCCTTGAAGGTGGTCGCGGCGCTCGACGAGTACGGGCGCACCTTCGACCATCCGGGCTGGAAGAAGCTTCACCACTGAGTCGCAGCACACAGCCTGGGCGAGCCGCCGACGCGCCACTGCGAAGGGGGGCGTCCGGCGCACGCCCTGCGGGCGACCGGGGAGGTGCCTTTCGCGCGGCCGGCGCGCTGCTTGCTGGCGCGGTGGGACCCCTTTGCGGGGGACCGATCCTCGACCGACTCCCTGGAGGCTGTGATGACACTGCACGTTGCGAGACACCCCTGGCTGGCCCGTGGGCTGCGCGCCTGCGGAGCCGCCCTGCTCGTGATCGCTGGCGCGCTGGCCGGCCTGGCCGGTGCCCAGTCTTCGTCGCCGGCCGGGGAGCCCAAGAGTGCGAAGACCCGTGTGCTGGAGGCGGGCGCCAAGCTGATGCAGGGCAGTGCGCCGCCGGCGCGCCTCGACATCCACCTGGTCGGCTTCCATCCGATGAAGGAGGAGCCGCACCATCAGATGGAGGCGCATCACTTCTGCCGTCAGGTCAACGAGGACTTCGCGCAATGCGTGCTCTTCGACGGCAGCGGGCCCGAGGCCCGGCTCAACGGCGTGGAGTTCATCATCTCCGAGAGGTTGTTCGCCACCTTGCCGCCGGAGGAGCAGCGCTACTGGCATCCGCACAACGGCGAGATCCTCTCGGGGCAGCTCGTGGCGCCGGGCCTTCCGGCTGCGGCCGAGAAGGAGCTGATGAAGCAGAAGATGAACAGCTACGGCAAGACGTGGCACGTGTGGAACACGGGCGAAGCGGGAGACGGCGGGGATCGGCTGCCTTTGGGCCCCGCGAAGCTGGCATGGTCGTTCAACCGGGACGGTGAGTTGAAGCCGCACCTGCTGCAGCAGCGCGATCGGCGCTTGGAGATCGACTCCGCGCAGAAGCGACGGCAACGGTCCGATTTGACTTCGCTGGCCCGCCCGCAGGCCGGCGTGGACGCCTTGCGAGAGGCCTTCCCGGGCGCGCGCGAGATCCCGGGTGTGGTGGACCGCTCGGCGCGCATTCCTGGGACGGCGGCGCCTGCCTCACGGTGAGCGAGGGCGCTGCCGGCCCTCGAGCGCGTCGAGGAGGGACGCCGGGGCGGTCGATCGCCGCCGGGACCGCCGGCTACCGGCCGAGCCGGGTGGACCGGCTGCCGGAGGACGGGGCCACGCTGTGGCGGGTGTCCTCCGCGGCGCGAGTCATCTCCGGCAGTTCGGGCGCAGCCTCCGGCCTCGGCACGTCGAACAACCGGAACGCCGGGCGATCCGGATAGGTGCGCTGGAGCAAGGGCTTGGCCACGTTGAAGACGGGCGTGCCGTTGACCGTGGCGCCCTCCGGGGTGCCGCGGTGGGCATGGCCGTGGAAGACGGCATTCACGGGATAGCGGATCAGCGGGTCTTCCAGCCGGCTCGTGCCGAGGAAGGGATAGATTTCGACCGGCTCGCCGCGCACCGTGGCCTCGACGGGCGCGTAGTGCAAGAGGGCGATGCGCTCGCGGGTGCGCAGCTTGGCCAACGCCGACTCGAGCTTGAGCGCTTCATGGATGGCCTCGTTGACGAACTGCTTGATCGCTTGCTCGCCCCAGGGGCCGAGGGCGCCGCGGCCATACCCGCCGCAAAAGCCCTTGACCCCGGCGATGCCCACGCCGTGCACCTCGCACGCCTCACCGTCGAGCACGCGCACCCCGGCTTCGACGAGGATGCGGCTCACCTCCTGCGACAGCCCGGACTCGAAGTCGTGATTGCCGAGCACCGCGACGATCGGGATCGAGACGACCGAGAGCTCTTCGGCCAGCACCTTGGCCTCCTCGGGCAGACCGTAGTCGGTGAGGTCGCCGCACAGCAGCAGCGCGTCCGCGGATTCGCCCGCCTGGGCGAAGAAGTCGCGCAGCTGACCGCGGGCCTCCCGGGTGCAGTGCAAGTCACCGACGGCAGCGAAGCGTACGGAGCCGCTCGGGGTGCGGGCCGCGCCGCGGGTGCTGGGATGGCGGGAAGAAGGAGCGGAATGGGTGGTCGTCATGGCACGGCATGGCTAGCAGGCGACGTGCCGGCCAGGCCGCAGCGCGCGGGCACAGCGGTTGCCCCGCAAGCCTGCACGATGGACCGAAGGGTGATCGAGATGAACTGCACCACCTGCGACAGCCCGTTGCTGGACGACGTGGACGAGGCCACCGTCGACTTCTATCGGGCGGTGTTGCAGACGCTGACGCGAAGGCGGTTGCCCTTCCTCGTGGGCGGCGCCTTCGCGTTCAACTGCTGGACCGGGGTGCAGCGCCCCACGCGCGACCTGGACCTTTTCGTGCGGCGCGATGACTTCGAAGCGATCGCCCAGGCGCTGCGCGACGCGGGACACGAGGTGGAGCTGACCTTTCCCCACTGGCTCGGCAAGGTGCGCGCGGGCGACGAGTACATCGACCTGATCTTCAGTTCGGGCAACGGCATCGCGGTGGTGGACGACGAATGGTTCGACCATGCGGGCGACGCGACGGTCTTCGAGGTGGACGTGCGCATCTCGCCGGTGGAGGAGATGATCTGGTCGAAGGCGTTCATCATGGAGCGCGAGCGCTACGACGGCGCCGACGTGGCCCACCTGCTCCACGCCCACGCCGCCCGCATGGACTGGGAGAGGCTGTTGAGGCGCTTCGGCCCGCATTGGCGCGTGCTGCTGAGTCACCTGGTGCTGTTCGGGTTCATCTACCCGGCCGAGCGCCATCGGGTGCCCGCCGACGTGGTGGAGCGGCTGCTCGGTCGGCTCCAGGGCGAGTTGCATGCCCCGGCCCCCGTGGAGCGCCTGTGCGGCGGCACGCTCCTGTCGCGCGAGCAGTACCTGGGCGACGTGGAGCAGCAGGGCTACCAGGATGGCCGCGTCGCTCCCTTCGGCAACATGACCGAGGAGGAGGTCGCGCTGTGGACCGAAGCCATCCCCGAGCGGCCGTCCGCGGCGGCCGAGGGGGCGTGATGCGCCGTCAGGTCCGCTCGTGTCGTTCCAGCCAGTGATAGCCGTAGGGCTCCATCTGCATGTGGAGCCGGCCTTCGCGCGGCGCTTCGCAGTACCGGTCGCTCAGGATGTCGTGGTTGCAGCCGTCGATCGCCTCGACGGGCAGTGACACCGGGACTTCGCCGGCGCTGAGGTTGTGGAGCAGCACGAGGCTGCGTCCTCCGTGTTCGAGGCGGTGCGCCAGCACTTCGGGGCGGCCGCTGTCCAGCCAGCTGCAGGCGCCCTCACCGAACTGGCGGTACTCCTTGCGACGGCGCAGCATCCGCTCCAGCCAGTCCAGCAGCGAATCCGGGTCGCGACGCTGACGCTCGACATTGACCGTGCGGTAGCCATACTCGCCCTCGGCGATCACCGGCAGGTAGCACTGCCGGGGTGGCGCGGTCGAGAAACCGCCGTTGCGCTCGGCGCTCCACTGCATGGGCGTGCGCACGCTGTTGCGGCCTTCGAGCGAGAGGTCGTCGCCCATGCCGATCTCGTCGCCGTAGCGGAGCACGGGGGTGCCGGGCAGCGTGAGCATGAGGCTGTGCGCGAGTTCCAGCCGCCGGCGGTCGTTGCCGAGCATCGGTGCGAGCCGCCTGCGAATGCCGCGGCCGTAGAGCTGCATCTGCGGCTGAGGCCCGAAAGCCTCGAAGACCTCCTGGCGCTGCGCCTGCGACAGACGCCCCAGATCGAGTTCGTCGTGGGTGCGCAGGAAGTTGTTCCACTGGCACAAGGGCGGGATCGGCGGCAGCTGCCGATACGCGCGCAGCAGCGGCTCCGCCTGTCCGCGCGCCAGGGCGAGGAACAGGTGCTGGTTCGCCCAGAAGTTGAAGCACATGTGGATCTTGTCGCCCTGGCCGAAGTAGTCCTCCACCTCCTCGGGGGGCAGGTTGGCTTCGGCCATCAGGCACACCTCGCCGCACAGGGTCTGCACGTGGTGGCGCAGCTCGCGCAGGTACTCGTGCGACTGCTCGCGCCGCCCCGGCGGGGCTCCTTTCATCTCGATGACAAAGGGCAACGCATCGACACGGAAGCCGCTCACGCCGAGTTGCAGCCAGAAGCCGGTGATCTTCTCGATCTCGCGGCGCACCGCCGGGTTGGCGATGTTGAGCTCGGGCTCGTGGTGGTAGAAGCGGTGGTAGTAGTAGGCGCCGGCCTGTTCGTCCCAGCTCCAGGTCGTGCGCTGCTCGCCTTCGAAGACCATGCCCTGGTCGGCATCCGGCGGCCGGGTGGGCGACCACACGTAGTAGTCGCGGTAGGGCGACGAGGGGTCGGTTCGCGCGGCCTGGAACCACGGGTGATCGATCGACGTGTGGTTCACGACCAGGTCCACCATCACCCGTATGCCCAGATTGCGGGCCTGGCGCACGCATTCGACGAAGTCCCCGAGCGTGCCGAGCGACGGGTCGACCGAGTAGTAATCGCTGATGTCGTAGCCGTTGTCGCGCAGTGGCGACGGGAAGAACGGCTGCAGCCAGACGGCGTCGATGTTCAGCCCGGCCAGGTAGTGCAACCGGCTGCGCAGGCCGTCGAAGTCGCCGATGCCGTCGCCGTTGCCGTCGGCGAAGGTGCGGACGTCCAGGCAGTAGATGAGTGCGTTCTTGTACCAGTGCTCAGCCATGGGGGGCCTTCCTTGCGAGTTGCATCAGGTGCCATGCGCGCAGACACTCCGCGACGCTCCATGCCTGCGCCACGCACCCTTCGGGACGGTGGGGCGGCTGCGCGTCGAACACCTCGCTGACCTGCCCGACGCCAGCGGTGCGCAGGTGCTCGAACAAGGCGTCCAGGAGCGGCGCGAGCGCGCTGGCCGGCGTGCCGGCCTTGAGGCTCGCCTCGACATACGGCCCCAGCAGCCAGGGCCACACCGTGCCCTGGTGGTAGGCGGCGTCGCGCTCGCGCAGGGCACCCCGGTAGTGAGGCCGATAGGCGGGCTCGTGCGGCCCCAACGTGCGCAAGCCGTAAGGGGTGAGCAGATCGCGCCGCAGGGTCTCGAGCACCGGGCCCCAATGACCCGGCGCAAGAATCGGGTGGTCCAGCGAGATCGCGAAGACCTGGTTGGGTCGCAGGCTCGCGTCGTCGCCGTCGGGCCCGTCGATCACGTCCTTCAGGTGGCGGCGCTGCGGGTCCCAGTAACGTCGCTGGAACGAGGCCTGCGCGCGCTCGGCCAGGTGCCGCAGGCCCTGCACCGGCCGCCGGCGGGCTTCGGCCCATCGCGCCATCCAGTGCAGGGCGTTGAACCACAGCGCCTGGATCTCGACCGGCTTGCCGCGTCGCGGGGTGACGACCCACTCGTCCACCTTGGCGTCCATCCAGGTGAGTTGGTAGCCCTCGGCGGCCGCATGCACCAGGCCGTCTGCCGGATCGACTCCGATGCCGAAGCGCGTGCCGCCCAGGTGGCGTTCGATGATCTCTTCCAACTGCGCATAGAGCTCGTCGACGAGGCTCTCGTCGCCGGTGTGGGCGTGGTAGCGGGCGACGGCGTGGAAGAACCACAGGGTCGCATCGACGGTGTGGTAGAGCGCCTCGCGTCCGCCTTCGGGAAAGAGGTTGGGCAACAAGCCGTCACGCACGTACCGGCCGAAGGTGTGGAGGATCGCGCGGGCCTCCTCGTGGCGGCCGGTGAGCAGGGTGAGCCCTTCGAGAGAGATCATCGTGTCGCGGCCCCAGTCCGCGAACCACGGGTAGCCGGCGATCACGCTGCGGAAGGCGGCCGGCACCTCGGCCTCGTCGGTGTCCAGCCGCGTGCCGGGTTCGACGATGAACGCATCGGCG
Encoded proteins:
- the ppc gene encoding phosphoenolpyruvate carboxylase, with product MPRAARPAEAPVSRPRGTAPARPAERALRSATRGPGPGSRAARPAPAREDDAAEKNRPLVEDIRLLGRLLGDVIREQEGQEAFELIERIRQLAVAYRLKRDQQAGRALDRLLKNLSGDQTVSVIRAFSYFSHLANIAEDRHHVRRREHHERQGHVQEGSLAMTFERLAERDVRAEDVARTLGHAYISPVLTAHPTEVQRKSILDAERQIAELIHQRDELHTERELEDNEAQLRARITQLWQTRMLRYSKLTVANEIENALSYYHATFLREIPKMYREIERMLPGYEVPPFFRMGNWIGGDRDGNPNVTAETLQLALREQCEVALRHYLTEVHALGAELSISAMLVEVTPELRALAERSPDTSEHRLDEPYRRALIGMYARLAATLERLTGKEALRHAVAPSDPYASAEEFLADLRVIEHSLLSHHAKALAQARLRPLMRAVQVFGFHLATVDLRQSSDKHEAVVAELLAMARVEPDYASLAEADKVHLLLRLLNEVRPLTVRGAAYSEWTRSEMAIFETAHRMRQTYGERAIKHYIISHTETVSDLLEVLLLQKEAGLLRGTLDGEAVADLIVVPLFETIGDLRNAAPIMREFYALPGVLPLICRSGGEQDIMLGYSDSNKDGGYFTSNWELYCAEIALVELFGPLRESHGLTLRLFHGRGGTVGRGGGPSYQAILAQPPGTVNGQIRLTEQGEVIASKYANPEIGRRNLETLVAATLEATLLHPTKPAPRAFLEAAREISDASMSAYRKLVYETPGFTDYFFSATPIREIAELNIGSRPASRKATRAIEDLRAIPWGFSWGQCRVALPGWFGFGSAIEAFLQRDPKASKERLALLQKMHKQWPFFRTLLSNMDMVLAKTDLAVAARYVELVEDKRLGRKIFAAIQAEWQRTQDALAAITGERERLASNPALARSIAHRFPYLDPLNHLQVELMRRYRQQKDAGQVNERVQRGIHISINGIAAGLRNTG
- the hemC gene encoding hydroxymethylbilane synthase encodes the protein MTTDTSSSWVIATRESRLALWQAHHVQALLRSRTSRHVELLGMTTRGDQILDRTLSKVGGKGLFVKELEVALEEGRAHLAVHSLKDVPMDLPPGFVLAAILEREDPRDAFVSARHASLAELPEAARVGTSSLRRMVQLRALRPDLRIEPLRGNLDTRLRKLDEGQYDAIVLAAAGLKRLGLEARIRCVFDADEMIPAAGQGALGIEVRAEQTELRELLAGLNHEPTWLAAHAERAVSRALGGSCSMPLAAHAVWSGGRLVLNVALGAADDRPTVLRARVEGEVRDLPAAEALGLQAAAQLRAQGAEQLLAAH
- a CDS encoding uroporphyrinogen-III synthase, producing the protein MKVLVTRPRGQAEEWVASLRGLGLDAEALPLIEIGPAPDAAAVARAWQQLSHTDLVVFVSPSAVEQFFAARPTGLSWPPATRVASPGPGTDRELARQGLPAAARVTPPADALLFDSEALWQLLRHEDWRGRSVLIVRGTSGRDWLAGRFTEAGAQVRFVSAYERRTPQLDAAGDALLRRAIERPRQHVWIFSSSESIEHLQALCEAAGLRPRWPEFLALATHPRIAAAARRAGIAGVMECTPAVADVVRSIQSLAP
- a CDS encoding uroporphyrinogen-III C-methyltransferase, which produces MNDTSSASTPAPVPAPLAGDRAQAPVPPAPQPPRAGESTPGRGLWWMAFVGLLVLGVASVVLAYQAQQRVQALEQELVRRQQESQEQATEARALARQAQDLSRDASAKVALIDAKLAEVALQRGQLEELMQSLSRSRDENLVVDIEAGLRVAVQQAAITGSAEPLVAALKSAEERLQRVNQPRLEGVRRAIARDLERVKAVGVADISSLVIKLDEAVRLVDELPLVASSRVPSTAAPVGGPAPGRSAPKAAAGAADTAATDPEWLQWLRRSAEATWTEVRSLVRVTRIDQPEAMLIAPEQGFFLRENLKLRLLNARLALLSRQFETVQSDLRVSQRALERYFDTGSRRTAHVLELVRQVAAQAHQSAIPRPDDSFAALMAAAAGR
- a CDS encoding heme biosynthesis HemY N-terminal domain-containing protein; amino-acid sequence: MHGIIWLILLFVAAVVAATFLGDNGALVTLFWPPWRVDVSFNFFLIALVVSIIAVYLSLHALGALVSLPRRAREWRMAKRDRVAQQALREALGWFFAGRYSRAYKAAERAMNIQRETPDLAPDQEFSQLAHLLAAGSLHRLQDRARRDEHLAQALQGARGPRLPRPTEEGARLLAAEWALDDRDAPRALELLAELSPGVARRTQALRLKLQAARLAERPLEALRTARLLAKHQAFSNTAAQGLLRSLAFEAIEGARDPDQLRRLWQQFDSVDRKDVYVACRAACHLARMGQADEARAWLRPFWDDIASRPVEERAELVRALAEALPGIGPDWLPRLESAAKAHPRDLQLTYALGRALAELRLWGKARQLLERCAQDEALSAEQRRAAWLALADIAEQEGDEAAANRCFRRAAQSA
- a CDS encoding RNA polymerase sigma factor, producing the protein MRTATSELTQEAFVRAWQALPQWQPNARFRTWLSRIANNAALDVLRRRATVKVEPAVLGTRGKPRSKSRQTKTPQRQRPLRR
- a CDS encoding OBAP family protein codes for the protein MTLHVARHPWLARGLRACGAALLVIAGALAGLAGAQSSSPAGEPKSAKTRVLEAGAKLMQGSAPPARLDIHLVGFHPMKEEPHHQMEAHHFCRQVNEDFAQCVLFDGSGPEARLNGVEFIISERLFATLPPEEQRYWHPHNGEILSGQLVAPGLPAAAEKELMKQKMNSYGKTWHVWNTGEAGDGGDRLPLGPAKLAWSFNRDGELKPHLLQQRDRRLEIDSAQKRRQRSDLTSLARPQAGVDALREAFPGAREIPGVVDRSARIPGTAAPASR
- a CDS encoding metallophosphoesterase family protein — encoded protein: MTTTHSAPSSRHPSTRGAARTPSGSVRFAAVGDLHCTREARGQLRDFFAQAGESADALLLCGDLTDYGLPEEAKVLAEELSVVSIPIVAVLGNHDFESGLSQEVSRILVEAGVRVLDGEACEVHGVGIAGVKGFCGGYGRGALGPWGEQAIKQFVNEAIHEALKLESALAKLRTRERIALLHYAPVEATVRGEPVEIYPFLGTSRLEDPLIRYPVNAVFHGHAHRGTPEGATVNGTPVFNVAKPLLQRTYPDRPAFRLFDVPRPEAAPELPEMTRAAEDTRHSVAPSSGSRSTRLGR